Sequence from the Candidatus Angelobacter sp. genome:
GTAATCTAATTAGGTGAACACCGCTGCCGGCGCAATGCGTTCTCTTTTCCTCGACGGCCCAGCCGGAAGGCTTGAGGCCATTCTGAATCTCGGCGCCGACAATCCTACTCACGCCGCAGTTGTGTGCCATCCTCATCCGGTTTATGGCGGCACCTTGCACAACAAGGTTGTCTTTCACGCGATGAAGGCCCTGAATAGTTTTGGTTTTCCCGTGCTCCGCTTCAATTTTCGCGGAACCGGACTCAGCCAGGGCGAGCACGACTACGGACAAGGTGAAACTGACGACGTTCGTACCGCTCTCGATTGGCTCGATCGCGAGTTCCGCCGGCCGCTGATCTTCGCCGGATTTTCTTTTGGTGCCGCCGTTGGATTGCAGGCCGCC
This genomic interval carries:
- a CDS encoding alpha/beta fold hydrolase is translated as MRSLFLDGPAGRLEAILNLGADNPTHAAVVCHPHPVYGGTLHNKVVFHAMKALNSFGFPVLRFNFRGTGLSQGEHDYGQGETDDVRTALDWLDREFRRPLIFAGFSFGAAVGLQAACQDNRVVAAIGLGVPVQPVEERTYDLSCLRDCSKPKLFVSGSRDQFGPRPKLEALVNSLAEPKKLVVIDSADHFFEGRLREMRDAIETWVRENGLAPRP